CCTATACAATCCAGCTTCCGGAAGAAGACAAAGACAGATTGTAGAAGCAGCTCGTATCATAAAAAAATATAGGCCAGGAACCACTCCAGTCGCACTCGTCAAGAGCGCATATCGCAGACAAGAGAATATTCAGTTCTCAGATCTGGATCATTTTTTGGAATTCGAGATCGGAATGAATACTACCGTCATCATAGGATCCTCTCAATCTTTCGTTTATGAAGGTTTTTTTGTAACCCCAAGAGGATACGGAAATAAATACTCTTTAGAAGATGGCTCTTTGAAACCGGGACAAAATAGAGCAGTATCATTGAGAACGGAAAACGATCTGGCAAGTAGGATTCCAAAAGAATCACCTTCTCCTAATTTAAATATTACTAAAATACAAGGTGCATTCGTAAAATCGAGCACAACGATTTTTGAAAATGAAAAGGAAGAAGTCGCGGAGACCCAAGATTCTTCCGTGTCTACCGCCCTAAAGGCATTACAATTTCTGGAAGTGACTCCTAAAAAAAAGGACATTCAAATCTCCGAATTGAAATCAGAAGAAAAAATCCAATATTTAGGACGTATTGGCGGAGCGGTTCTTTATAAAAATGATGAGGATTACTATTTAATCGGAAAACTTAAGAGACCTACCAATCTTGAAACATTCGGATTTTATAATCCACCCGAACAAGACCAAAAATGGATACGGCTAAAAATTAAGGATCAGGAAATCGTTTCACAAAATAATTTCGATGTTTTAATTTCTTTCCCCTCAGAAGGTAAACCAGAAGAAGTTTATGATATATTCTCCATTTATAGAAATTCTTCGGTCAGCGAACGGCTTTGGAATTATGTTTTAGATAATAGTAAAATGATTCTCTGGGAAACCAGAAAATATACGGATGCAAGATGGTTGGGACATTCTCCAAAACAAGTCTGGTCTTCCTTCAGGGAAAATATATTAAAATGCGACTAAGAGTATTATTATGAAGGTATATATCATTGGCGCGGGTCCGGGCGATCCGGATCTGATCACCATCAAGGGTGCAAGACTAGTGGAGACCTGCCCTATCGTTCTCTACACAGGGTCTCTTGTACCTCAAAGAGTAATAGAAAGAGCGAATCCAAGTGCAACCGTATTAGATTCTTCTAAAATGACTTTAGAAGATATCATTTCCATTTTAGAAGAGGCTAAGAAGAAAGACCTAGATGTTGCGAGAGTCCATACCGGAGATCCCTCTATATTCGGCTCCACCGCAGAGCAAATGAGAAAAATGGATGAGTTGGAAATTCCCTATGAGATCGTCCCTGGAGTTTCCTCTTTTACCGCTGCAGCCGCAATGTTAGGCAAGGAGCTTACCCTCCCTGAAGTTTCTCAATCTGTGGTCATCACTCGCGCGGAAGGAAGAACTCCTATGCCGGAAAAAGAGAAATTAGCAACATTTGCATCCACCGGAGCAACTTTAGTTTTCTTTCTAAGTGTTTTACATATTCGTAAAATTGTTGAGGAACTTATCCCTCACTATGGTAAGGACTGTCCGGTTTCAGTCGTGCAGAAAGCAACCTGGCCGGAACAGAAAATAGTCACCGGGACTTTAGAAAACATAACATCCAAGGTAAAAGAAGAAAAGATCACAGCTACTGCGATCATCTTCGTAGGCAAAGTACTGGATTGCCATGATTTTGCGGATTCCAGACTTTATGCTTCCGACTTCTCTCATAAGTTTAGAAAAGCGAATAAAAAGCAGATTGTTTCGGAAGCACAATGAATTCTTCTCCCGATAAAAAAGGACTGATCTTAGTATTCACCGGTCCTGGAAAAGGAAAAACTACCGCTGCTCTCGGAATTCTTTTCAGAGCGCTAGGAAGAGGTATGAAATGCGGGGTTGTCCAATTTTTAAAAGGAAAATGGGAAACCGGAGAAAGGAAATTTGCAAAAACCATTACAGATCTGGACTTTCACGTAATGGGACTCGGCTTTACCTGGGAAAGTGATGATATAGATCAGGACAAGAAGGCCGCAAGATTAGCTTGGGAAAAATCTTATGAGATGATATTTTCAGAAAATTATAAAATACTCATATTAGATGAGATTACTTATGCTTTTCACTACGGATGGCTTTCTCCGGAAGAAGTCTGCGACGCTCTTTCCAAAAAACCGGGAGATCTACACATTATTATTACGGGCAGAAATTGTCCGAGTTTATTAACGGATATGGCTGATCTGATCAGCCAAATAGAATCCCCTAAACATCCATATAAAAAGGGCGTTCCCGCTCAAATTGGGATAGATTATTAAAAAATTATGATACAAGAAATCAGAATACCGAGGATACTAATTTCCGGAACTGGGAGTGGAACCGGAAAGACCACATTTACAATAGCGCTTACCAAGGCTTTGCAAGCAAAAGGCCTAAAAGTTTCTGTATTCAAATGCGGGCCCGATTATTTAGATCCAGGTTATCATTCTTTCGTTACCGGAAAAAACTGTCAAAATCTGGATGGATGGTTGATGGGAAAAGAATCGGTAATTTCCAGTTTTGTTGGTGCAAGCCAAGGGTCGGATATTTCCATCATAGAAGGAGTGATGGGATTATTTGATGGCCATTCACCTAATTCAGATGCAGGCTCCACGGCGGAAATCGCAAAATGGCTGCAAGTTCCAACTATCGTATCAATCGATGCATCCGGAATGGCGGCGACTTTTTCAGCAATTGCATCAGGAATCAAGAATTATGATCCTCAAGTCCCTATCCAAGGTTTTTTTGCAAACTTTTTAGGAAGTAAGAGTCATCTTTCCATTATAGAAACTGCAAGTATTCCATTACCCGTTTTAGGCGGATTTCCTAAGTCATACGAATATTCCTTTCCGGAAAGGCATTTAGGACTCCATTCCGCGGGCCCTGATATTTTAACGGAAGAAAAACTTTCTTTTTGGCAAAATCTAACCGAAGAATGGTTGGATCTAGAAAAAGTATTAGAGATTGCCAACTCCGCGCCCCCCATTCTATCTCCAGGACAGTCGAAAATTCAGCCCAAAACTAAAGATTGTAGAATAGGAATTGCTTTTGATGAAGCATTCCATTTTTATTATGAAGATAATTTCAAAAAATTGAGGGAGGAAGGCGCAGAGTTAGTTTTTTTCTCTCCGCTAAAAGATACAAAACTTCCAGAAGTAGACGGACTGTATTTCGGGGGTGGCTATCCGGAGATATTCGCAGATCTTTTAGCGAATAATAAAAACCTAATACAAGATATCAAAAATTTTGCAAATTCGAAAAAGCCAATCTACGCGGAATGTGGTGGATTAATGTATCTTTCGTCAGAGATCCAAAACATAGAAGGTCAATGTTTTCCGATGGTCGGCCTGATCCCAGGAAAGGCGATCATGGGTCCTAAACTCAAAAGTTTAGGTTATGTAGAGGCATATACTGAAAGAAGGACAATTCTGGGAGAAGCGGGAATTCGTTTCCGGGGACACCAATTCCGATACTCTGATCTGATTATAGAAAACGAGGACGAATTATTATTCTCTTATCATATCAGAAAACGTAAGTCAGAACAAAGTACTCGAGAAGGTTATACAGTTTCAAACGTTTTGGCAAGTTATGTACATGCACATTGGGCCTCCAATCCTGAAATTCCAAAAAACTTTATAGCTTCTTGTAGGAGATTTAAAGTTTGAGCTTTTTTCAGTCAGACAAAATAGAAGTTTCCGAAACATGGTTGGAACTCCAACTTTCGATGCCTCATTCTTCTTTAAGTTGGGCGGTCGTGGGGGGAGGATATCTAATCACAAACAAAATTTATTGGTTAAAAGTTTCCAATTCCGACTTAAGTCCTGAAATTCTTCCGGAAGAATATTATAGAAATCGATTAGTAGAAAAAGGAGAGAAGGAAGAAGTTTTAGGGTTTATGACCAGCGCCTCTCTTTTGAATCACTCTGTCGTCGAAAAAAATTTGGGTGATATGCACGTTAGGACAATCGCGACAGTAGGATTAGGAAATGCGGTTAGAGTAGGAGATCTTCCAAAACAAATAGAAAAAATAGGAACCATTAACTTACTCGTTCAAACTTCCGAAATGTTCACTTTCCCCGCAAGTATAGAAGCAATCTCTATAGCGTCCGAGGCAAGGACCCTTGCGGTTTTAGAATCCGAGATCCAGATACAAAACGAAAATAGTTTAGCTACGGGGACTGGAACGGATTGTATCGGAGTTATCTCTCCGATTGGAGCGAGTGGAATAGATTATGTTGGAAAGCATACTATCTTTGGGCATTTAATTGGAGCAGCTTCCTACGAAGCGGTCGCTCAAGGTATCCTCAAATGGAAAAGACAAAAAATCACTTACTTAGAGAATTTCAAAGCTCAATGAATATATGAAAAAATCAGTATGTTTACTCAGACACCCAAGCATACTTTCTGAATATGGAGGAAAATATTTAGGAAGAAAAGAAGTATCTCTTTCTCAAGAAGGACTTGGAGAAATAAAAAATATAGAGAAAAATATCCAAGATAAATTCCTGAAAGGAAAAATATATCTGAGCCCATCAAAACAATGCAGAGAAACCTTTGATGCATTAGGATTTTCTAAAGAAGTCCAACCGGAATTCAGAGAAGAATTACGAGAATTACATTTTGGTGAATGGGAAGGAAGATCTTTTTCAGCCGTTGCAGAAGCAAATTTAGAATGTTTAAAAAAATTTGCGAATTTCTCCCCTTCTTTTCAATTTCCCCAAGGTGAAAGCCTGTTTGAATTTCAAACAAGGGCAGAAGTGTTCAAGAAGCATATACTCTCTTCCTCAGATAATTCTATTCTTATTGTAAGTCACGGAGGAATTCTCTCTATCCTACTTTGTTCTTTTTTAAGCCTTCCTTATTCTTTTTATACGAAATTCAAAATATCCCCTTCTACTCTTATTTATTTAGATATATTTAAAAATGGTCAGGTTGTTTTGACCGATTTAATCAGAATGTCTTCCTCAAGGAGATGTGAATGGCCGGGATAGTTTTAATCACTGGTGGATGCAGAAGCGGAAAAAGTAAATTTGCGTTAGAGAAAGCGAATTTTATACAAGGAAAAAAAATCTTTTTGGCCACCTGCCCTCGCATAGATTCTGAAATGGATGAAAGAATAAAAAGACACCGGTTAGAAAGAACAGGTTGGGAAACAATAGAAGAAGAATTGGAACTTTCTCCTCTGTTCGATTCTATTCCCGCAGAATCTGTAGTATTATTAGATTGCCTAAGCCTTTGGATCAACAACCTGATGTATGATACAAAAAACAAAAATATACAATTGAACCAAGATCAAATCAAGGACTATTGCAATAAGCTTGGACATTCTATCTTAAATTCGAAAGTGAAAAATGTATTTATAGTCACAAATGAGGTCGGAATGGGTCTTGTTCCGGAAAATAAAGAAGGCAGATTGTATAGAGATCTATTAGGGATCTGTAATCAAACCTTTGCTTCTGTTGCAAGTGAAGTATACTTTTTAGTCAGTGGGATCCCGATCCAAATCAAACCTTCTTCGGATAATAGTTTATGAAATCAGAAAACATAAATCCGCACGGAGGAAATTTATATAGGATGGCGAATCTTGCCGGGATTGATCCTTCGGAAATTTTAGATTTCTCTTCTAACTTAAATCCTTTGGGTTTTCCGGATTGGGTGCGCCCATTGATTAATTCCAAAATCAGCGATCTAATACATTATCCCGATCCAAATTACACGAAAGCCAGAATTTCTTTAGAAAAGTATTGGAATATTCCAAAAGAAGAAATCGTTTTTGGAAATGGCGCCTCTGAACTCATTCAAATCATTCCAAAGATTAAATCATTCGATCTTGCAGTAATCGCTCAACCCTCTTATATAGATTATCAAAAAAGTATAGAATTGGCTGGCTTGGAAATCCGTGAAATCGCTCTTCAAAAAGACTCAGATTTTGAATTAAACTATGAGGAGCTGATCAATATCCTTAATGAGCATGCGGAAAAACAAATATTGGTTTTATTGGGACATCCGAATAACCCAACGGGAAAACTACTAAATAGGGAAAAAATCCTAAAAATTTCTTCAGAATATGAAAATTCATTTTTTGTAATAGATGAATCTTTTATAGACTTTTGCCAGAATGACGTTTCATTTCGAAATTATACATCTGAAAATTTGTCCGTTCTTTGGTCTTTGACTAAAGTTATGGCTCTTCCCGGACTTAGGATAGGAGTTCTATTAACCGATTCCGAGATTGCGGCCAGAGTCTCCAAAATTCTTCCCACTTGGTCTCTAAATACTCTAAGCGCATCTATTATAGAAAAATTCGGAGAAAACCAGGATTACATAATTCGAAGCAAAGAGAAAATATATGAATGGAAGAGCGAATTTCAAAAAGAATTGGAGGATCTTAAAATCTTTCAGATCTATAATACAAATGCAAATTTTATTCTATTGGAATTTTTAGATATAAAACGTAATATATCGGAATTAGAATATCTTCTCCTCAAAGAATACAAAATCGGGATCCGAAATTGCGGAAATTTTAAAGGATTAGAAAATAATTATATACGGATTGCGATCAAAACCCCGGAAGAAAATGAAAAGTTGCTCCGAGCTTTTCGCTCGGTATTCAAAAAAGATCCTAAGCCTTCCAAAATAAAACGAGCAAAACCTGCACTAATGCTCCAAGGGACTGCCTCGAATGTTGGGAAAAGTATTTTGGCGACTGCATTCTGTAGGATATTCACTCAGGACGGCCTCAAGGTGGCACCTTTTAAATCTCAAAACATGGCATTAAACTCTTTTGTGACTTACGAGGGTGCGGAAATAGGAAGAGCGCAAGCATTACAAGCGCAGGCATGCAAGATCAGGGCAGACTACAGAATGAACCCTATCCTTCTTAAACCTTCTAGCGAAAAAGATTCCCAAGTCATCCTAAACGGGAAACCGGTGGAAGCGATGGATTTCAGAGACTATATGAAATTTAAGTTAACCGCGTTTAGTGAAGTCAAAAAGTCTTACGATTCACTTTCAGAAGAATTTGATATGGTTGTCTTAGAAGGAGCCGGCGGAGTTTCAGAAGTCAATTTAAAAGATAAAGACATAGTAAATATGAG
This genomic window from Leptospira neocaledonica contains:
- the cobJ gene encoding precorrin-3B C(17)-methyltransferase, which codes for MSETPKGKLNIVGIGPGNDSHITPAALAAIKEADSIIGYTTYINLVKHHLSGKQVTRTGMTEEITRAQTAVESAKLGQTVTLISSGDAGVYGMAGLVFEVLRKTGWKKGDSPEIKMIPGISADSSCGSLVGAPMVHDSARISLSDLLTPWTVIENRIESAAKGDFVINLYNPASGRRQRQIVEAARIIKKYRPGTTPVALVKSAYRRQENIQFSDLDHFLEFEIGMNTTVIIGSSQSFVYEGFFVTPRGYGNKYSLEDGSLKPGQNRAVSLRTENDLASRIPKESPSPNLNITKIQGAFVKSSTTIFENEKEEVAETQDSSVSTALKALQFLEVTPKKKDIQISELKSEEKIQYLGRIGGAVLYKNDEDYYLIGKLKRPTNLETFGFYNPPEQDQKWIRLKIKDQEIVSQNNFDVLISFPSEGKPEEVYDIFSIYRNSSVSERLWNYVLDNSKMILWETRKYTDARWLGHSPKQVWSSFRENILKCD
- the cobM gene encoding precorrin-4 C(11)-methyltransferase, giving the protein MKVYIIGAGPGDPDLITIKGARLVETCPIVLYTGSLVPQRVIERANPSATVLDSSKMTLEDIISILEEAKKKDLDVARVHTGDPSIFGSTAEQMRKMDELEIPYEIVPGVSSFTAAAAMLGKELTLPEVSQSVVITRAEGRTPMPEKEKLATFASTGATLVFFLSVLHIRKIVEELIPHYGKDCPVSVVQKATWPEQKIVTGTLENITSKVKEEKITATAIIFVGKVLDCHDFADSRLYASDFSHKFRKANKKQIVSEAQ
- the cobO gene encoding cob(I)yrinic acid a,c-diamide adenosyltransferase yields the protein MNSSPDKKGLILVFTGPGKGKTTAALGILFRALGRGMKCGVVQFLKGKWETGERKFAKTITDLDFHVMGLGFTWESDDIDQDKKAARLAWEKSYEMIFSENYKILILDEITYAFHYGWLSPEEVCDALSKKPGDLHIIITGRNCPSLLTDMADLISQIESPKHPYKKGVPAQIGIDY
- a CDS encoding cobyrinate a,c-diamide synthase — encoded protein: MIQEIRIPRILISGTGSGTGKTTFTIALTKALQAKGLKVSVFKCGPDYLDPGYHSFVTGKNCQNLDGWLMGKESVISSFVGASQGSDISIIEGVMGLFDGHSPNSDAGSTAEIAKWLQVPTIVSIDASGMAATFSAIASGIKNYDPQVPIQGFFANFLGSKSHLSIIETASIPLPVLGGFPKSYEYSFPERHLGLHSAGPDILTEEKLSFWQNLTEEWLDLEKVLEIANSAPPILSPGQSKIQPKTKDCRIGIAFDEAFHFYYEDNFKKLREEGAELVFFSPLKDTKLPEVDGLYFGGGYPEIFADLLANNKNLIQDIKNFANSKKPIYAECGGLMYLSSEIQNIEGQCFPMVGLIPGKAIMGPKLKSLGYVEAYTERRTILGEAGIRFRGHQFRYSDLIIENEDELLFSYHIRKRKSEQSTREGYTVSNVLASYVHAHWASNPEIPKNFIASCRRFKV
- a CDS encoding adenosylcobinamide amidohydrolase, whose amino-acid sequence is MPHSSLSWAVVGGGYLITNKIYWLKVSNSDLSPEILPEEYYRNRLVEKGEKEEVLGFMTSASLLNHSVVEKNLGDMHVRTIATVGLGNAVRVGDLPKQIEKIGTINLLVQTSEMFTFPASIEAISIASEARTLAVLESEIQIQNENSLATGTGTDCIGVISPIGASGIDYVGKHTIFGHLIGAASYEAVAQGILKWKRQKITYLENFKAQ
- a CDS encoding histidine phosphatase family protein; amino-acid sequence: MKKSVCLLRHPSILSEYGGKYLGRKEVSLSQEGLGEIKNIEKNIQDKFLKGKIYLSPSKQCRETFDALGFSKEVQPEFREELRELHFGEWEGRSFSAVAEANLECLKKFANFSPSFQFPQGESLFEFQTRAEVFKKHILSSSDNSILIVSHGGILSILLCSFLSLPYSFYTKFKISPSTLIYLDIFKNGQVVLTDLIRMSSSRRCEWPG
- the cobU gene encoding bifunctional adenosylcobinamide kinase/adenosylcobinamide-phosphate guanylyltransferase, translating into MAGIVLITGGCRSGKSKFALEKANFIQGKKIFLATCPRIDSEMDERIKRHRLERTGWETIEEELELSPLFDSIPAESVVLLDCLSLWINNLMYDTKNKNIQLNQDQIKDYCNKLGHSILNSKVKNVFIVTNEVGMGLVPENKEGRLYRDLLGICNQTFASVASEVYFLVSGIPIQIKPSSDNSL
- a CDS encoding cobyric acid synthase is translated as MKSENINPHGGNLYRMANLAGIDPSEILDFSSNLNPLGFPDWVRPLINSKISDLIHYPDPNYTKARISLEKYWNIPKEEIVFGNGASELIQIIPKIKSFDLAVIAQPSYIDYQKSIELAGLEIREIALQKDSDFELNYEELINILNEHAEKQILVLLGHPNNPTGKLLNREKILKISSEYENSFFVIDESFIDFCQNDVSFRNYTSENLSVLWSLTKVMALPGLRIGVLLTDSEIAARVSKILPTWSLNTLSASIIEKFGENQDYIIRSKEKIYEWKSEFQKELEDLKIFQIYNTNANFILLEFLDIKRNISELEYLLLKEYKIGIRNCGNFKGLENNYIRIAIKTPEENEKLLRAFRSVFKKDPKPSKIKRAKPALMLQGTASNVGKSILATAFCRIFTQDGLKVAPFKSQNMALNSFVTYEGAEIGRAQALQAQACKIRADYRMNPILLKPSSEKDSQVILNGKPVEAMDFRDYMKFKLTAFSEVKKSYDSLSEEFDMVVLEGAGGVSEVNLKDKDIVNMRMAEYAKAKVLLIGNIDHGGVFGSFVGAMETMSEWERKLVSGFLINRFRGIKSLLDPGIRYLEEATGKNVFGIVPFLNDLRLPEEDSLEFKSGSLSDTSPLGDRIDIVLIDTPRISNHTDLDSLRIEPDVRVRIAYRKEEIGNPDVLILPGSKNVITDLNYLKESGISDTIINFYKEEKTEIIGICGGYQMLGESVHDPFRIESDLGSAEGLKLIGVKTVLEKEKLLKQTEGIHVLSGKKVSGYEIHHGNTREISARSIFQNTSGESLGHQGPSERVWGTYLHGVFDEDEFRRWFLDKIRLKKGLRPLGKIQAKYELETNLDRLADEVRNSVNMSEIYRILEF